A single region of the Acidimicrobiia bacterium genome encodes:
- a CDS encoding alpha-amylase translates to MSPRHSADPDAWWREGVLYQIYPRSFFDASGDGVGDLEGILTKLDYLDNLGISGIWLSPVYPSPMRDFGYDISDYLNIDPLFGDLTIFDRLVSELHARGIRLIMDLVPNHTSNKHPWFKEASSSRKSPMRGYYIWADPAPDGGPPNNWKAAFGGSAWTFHPETGQYYLHSFLPEQPDLDWKNPRIREEFKEIMRFWFDRGVDGFRIDVVHMLAKDPTLSDDPPSNPLAHVLYRPEVHEYVKDFRRVADEYEGRMLVGETFVFDIEYLLEFYGNGRDELHLAFNFPFALCGWNARFMSKTLEITLDKIPPGARPCFMFSNHDLPRHALRFGEGSIKPACLLLLTIPGTPFLYMGEELGMLGNPPPVEQRLDPGGRDGARTPFHWNSSANAGFCAPDVRPWLPVSEEYETVNVETEEGDPHSVLSLYRRAIAFRNQSEALRLGDYSLLRSDDRLWVFRRWTRSEEVIVAVNMSADKAKVDLPKSFEGHVAISTDLASLPESRLVSASLFLPGNSAVVLKRHTH, encoded by the coding sequence ATGAGCCCTCGGCATAGCGCGGACCCGGATGCCTGGTGGCGTGAGGGCGTACTGTATCAGATCTATCCCCGTAGCTTTTTCGATGCTTCCGGAGACGGAGTGGGTGACCTTGAGGGCATCCTCACGAAGCTCGATTACTTAGACAACTTGGGGATTTCTGGCATTTGGCTTTCCCCCGTGTATCCGTCACCAATGAGGGATTTCGGCTACGACATCTCCGATTACCTGAACATCGACCCACTCTTCGGAGACCTGACAATCTTCGACCGCCTCGTATCGGAGCTCCACGCCCGGGGCATTAGACTCATCATGGATCTTGTACCCAATCACACCTCTAACAAGCACCCCTGGTTCAAAGAGGCATCAAGCTCTAGAAAAAGCCCAATGCGTGGATATTACATATGGGCGGATCCCGCCCCCGATGGAGGGCCTCCCAACAACTGGAAAGCGGCGTTCGGCGGAAGCGCTTGGACTTTCCACCCCGAGACAGGGCAGTACTACCTTCACTCTTTTCTTCCAGAACAGCCAGACCTCGACTGGAAGAACCCTCGCATTAGAGAGGAGTTCAAGGAGATAATGCGATTCTGGTTCGATCGGGGTGTAGATGGCTTCCGCATAGACGTTGTTCATATGCTCGCCAAGGACCCGACACTCTCTGATGACCCTCCCAGCAATCCTTTGGCTCACGTGTTGTACAGGCCGGAAGTTCACGAGTACGTAAAAGACTTCAGGCGGGTTGCCGACGAATACGAAGGTCGTATGCTCGTCGGCGAAACCTTCGTCTTCGATATCGAATATCTTCTCGAGTTTTACGGCAATGGGAGAGACGAACTGCATCTCGCCTTCAACTTTCCTTTTGCGCTTTGTGGATGGAACGCCAGATTCATGTCCAAAACCCTTGAGATCACGCTCGACAAGATCCCGCCAGGTGCCCGACCGTGCTTTATGTTCTCAAACCACGATCTACCGCGGCACGCTCTTCGATTCGGAGAGGGGTCCATAAAACCAGCGTGCCTTCTTCTTTTGACAATTCCTGGAACCCCGTTTTTATACATGGGTGAAGAGCTAGGAATGTTGGGAAATCCTCCGCCTGTCGAACAGAGGCTTGACCCCGGGGGAAGAGATGGGGCTAGAACTCCGTTTCACTGGAACTCATCGGCAAACGCTGGATTCTGTGCACCCGATGTGCGTCCGTGGCTCCCGGTGAGCGAAGAGTACGAGACAGTAAATGTAGAGACCGAAGAGGGGGATCCCCACTCGGTGCTCTCCCTTTACAGACGCGCCATTGCCTTTCGCAACCAATCCGAAGCACTAAGACTCGGTGACTACTCGCTGCTCCGAAGCGACGATCGACTGTGGGTATTTAGGCGATGGACTCGCTCGGAAGAGGTAATCGTTGCAGTCAACATGTCAGCCGACAAGGCCAAAGTCGACCTTCCCAAAAGTTTCGAAGGACACGTCGCTATCTCAACCGATCTCGCAAGCCTGCCAGAAAGCAGGCTCGTGTCGGCATCTCTTTTCCTCCCCGGTAATAGTGCAGTGGTTCTGAAGCGGCACACTCACTGA
- a CDS encoding two-component system response regulator, which translates to MESDSKTAPLVLVVEDDPDVARLIQLELELEGYRVSLASTGSAGLDLARQLQPDVLIIDGMLPELGGFHVLQRLKSEDVTSHIPVIYISARSNPEEARQAVESGAAKYFSKPFEPAELISSIKSILSGRGST; encoded by the coding sequence ATGGAATCCGACTCGAAAACCGCCCCACTCGTCTTGGTGGTCGAAGACGACCCCGATGTCGCGCGCTTGATCCAGCTCGAGCTAGAGCTGGAGGGGTACAGGGTATCCCTCGCTAGCACCGGATCCGCGGGGCTCGACCTTGCCCGACAGCTGCAGCCGGATGTCCTCATAATCGATGGGATGCTTCCCGAGCTAGGTGGCTTTCACGTTCTACAGCGCCTCAAGTCCGAGGATGTCACTTCTCATATTCCCGTGATTTATATATCGGCGCGATCCAACCCAGAAGAGGCTCGCCAAGCAGTCGAATCCGGGGCTGCTAAGTACTTCTCGAAGCCCTTTGAGCCCGCCGAGCTGATCAGCTCCATCAAATCAATCCTGTCCGGCAGAGGAAGTACCTGA
- a CDS encoding peptidase M16, with the protein MRPSVEVKRFVLDNGLRVVLAPDPSSTAVAIAVYYGVGFRSETKGKTGFAHLFEHLMFQGSQHLEKLAHFRLVQGNGGTFNGSTHDDFTNYFELLPPGALELGLFLEADRMAGIRLDEDNLRNQVDVVKEEVRLNVLNRPYGGFPWLYLPMTMFRKFENGHNSYGDFRDLEAARVEDAAKFFETYYTPSNAVLAVAGRIEEVRSATRLVRHYFEEIPDRARVSPPDLSEPIPKRPRRRVHVDPKAPEPALALGFRVPNPQTSLDEYVALGIALEALTKGRASRLYRSLVKDKGLATSVSSHLGLAGHAYECRDPSMAQFSFVYKDLSYTNALIDCFDEVVEMVGREGFDEEEIYAVKASGRSQLLRSLDSCLARAMLVASLELIHGDARVLERILEIEDHTSPEKCSDAVGKWLRSSGRAILEWHPGSGPGPTESLGRKDLAS; encoded by the coding sequence ATGCGGCCTAGCGTCGAAGTAAAACGTTTCGTCCTCGACAACGGGTTACGTGTCGTACTGGCTCCCGACCCCTCTAGCACGGCGGTTGCGATCGCTGTCTACTACGGCGTCGGATTCCGCTCCGAGACAAAAGGGAAAACTGGCTTCGCACATCTTTTCGAACACCTAATGTTCCAGGGCTCCCAGCACCTCGAGAAGCTTGCTCATTTCAGGCTTGTACAAGGGAACGGGGGTACTTTCAATGGAAGCACTCACGACGATTTCACGAACTACTTTGAACTGCTCCCTCCTGGGGCTCTGGAGCTGGGGCTATTTCTCGAAGCGGATCGCATGGCAGGCATCCGCCTGGATGAAGACAACCTGAGAAACCAGGTAGACGTGGTCAAAGAGGAGGTGCGCCTGAACGTCTTGAATCGTCCTTACGGCGGATTTCCGTGGTTGTACCTGCCCATGACAATGTTTCGAAAATTCGAAAACGGTCACAACTCATACGGGGACTTTCGGGATTTAGAGGCGGCTCGAGTAGAGGACGCGGCTAAATTCTTCGAGACCTACTACACGCCGTCCAATGCGGTGCTGGCGGTAGCTGGAAGAATCGAGGAGGTGCGATCTGCAACCCGCCTCGTTCGCCATTATTTCGAGGAAATTCCCGACAGAGCGAGGGTTTCGCCCCCAGACCTCTCGGAGCCGATTCCAAAGCGCCCCCGAAGGCGCGTGCATGTGGATCCAAAGGCTCCGGAGCCAGCCCTTGCGCTGGGTTTCAGGGTTCCAAATCCTCAGACTTCTTTGGACGAGTACGTTGCATTGGGAATCGCTCTGGAGGCGCTCACAAAAGGGCGAGCATCACGGCTTTATAGGTCGCTCGTGAAAGACAAGGGCTTGGCTACGTCGGTGTCTTCGCATCTAGGTCTGGCAGGGCATGCGTACGAATGCAGAGATCCCTCGATGGCTCAGTTCAGTTTCGTTTACAAGGACCTCTCCTACACCAACGCGCTGATTGACTGTTTCGACGAGGTAGTAGAGATGGTTGGGAGAGAGGGATTCGACGAGGAAGAAATCTACGCTGTCAAGGCATCGGGTAGGTCGCAGCTTTTGAGGAGCCTCGACTCCTGCCTTGCAAGGGCCATGCTCGTTGCGAGCCTGGAGCTTATACACGGAGATGCTCGCGTGTTGGAGCGCATCCTTGAGATAGAAGATCACACATCTCCGGAAAAGTGCTCGGACGCTGTGGGGAAGTGGCTGCGCTCGAGCGGAAGAGCGATTTTAGAGTGGCATCCAGGAAGTGGCCCAGGACCTACGGAGTCATTGGGCAGAAAGGACCTCGCCTCATGA
- a CDS encoding protoheme IX farnesyltransferase — MSTETSTHQPANPYPLDDNVSGDTGFREQKSVLASRVSEVLHAYLALTKPRIIELLLITTVPAMVAAQRGIPRLESIVATVLGGTLSAGGANAINNYFDRDIDERMARTQRRPLPSHKIIPRDALVFGIVLGTAGFLVLGAFTNWLAAFLATAALVFYVVVYTLILKRRTPQNIVIGGAAGGVPALVGWAAVRGRIEVPAVVLFFLVFYWTPPHFWALAIKYKDDYEAAEIPMLPVTRGISHTASQILLYSWLTVATSLLYFAVGGAGVVYLVSASVLGGELVRRAYALRRLTYSAGHSGSGHLLLLASGLFKYSNVYLALLSAAIIVDVLAGAPRVAG, encoded by the coding sequence ATGAGTACCGAGACTAGTACCCACCAACCCGCAAATCCTTACCCCCTCGACGACAACGTGTCGGGCGATACGGGTTTCCGAGAGCAAAAGTCCGTCTTAGCGAGCCGAGTGAGCGAGGTCCTACACGCTTACCTCGCTCTGACAAAGCCGCGTATCATCGAGCTTCTTCTAATAACAACGGTTCCTGCTATGGTGGCGGCTCAGCGGGGGATACCTCGCCTCGAAAGTATCGTGGCTACAGTACTTGGCGGAACACTCTCCGCAGGCGGAGCAAATGCCATCAACAACTACTTTGACAGAGACATTGACGAACGGATGGCTCGAACCCAGCGCCGCCCCTTACCCTCCCACAAAATCATTCCTCGTGACGCATTGGTCTTTGGGATAGTGCTCGGGACCGCGGGCTTTTTGGTATTAGGAGCTTTCACTAACTGGCTAGCTGCGTTCCTTGCAACGGCTGCTTTGGTTTTCTATGTAGTCGTCTACACTCTGATCCTCAAACGTCGCACTCCGCAGAACATAGTCATCGGAGGAGCCGCCGGCGGTGTCCCCGCGCTTGTCGGTTGGGCAGCCGTCAGGGGAAGGATCGAGGTTCCAGCAGTGGTGCTTTTCTTTCTCGTATTCTACTGGACACCGCCACATTTCTGGGCCCTAGCGATCAAGTACAAAGATGACTACGAGGCCGCAGAGATTCCAATGCTTCCGGTTACACGGGGAATTTCGCACACCGCCAGTCAGATCTTGCTTTATTCCTGGCTCACCGTGGCTACTTCGCTGTTGTACTTTGCTGTTGGGGGAGCGGGGGTCGTATACCTCGTGAGCGCATCCGTGCTCGGAGGCGAGCTAGTAAGGAGAGCATATGCGCTCAGGCGCTTGACGTATTCTGCTGGACATTCTGGCTCGGGCCATCTATTGCTCTTGGCCTCGGGACTTTTCAAGTACTCCAATGTCTATTTGGCTTTGCTTTCGGCCGCGATCATAGTCGATGTGCTTGCTGGTGCACCCCGGGTGGCCGGCTAG